Within Desulfolithobacter dissulfuricans, the genomic segment CAGGGTCCTGAAGGAGTCTGTCGCAGACAGACGAGCCGTTTCAGGGTGTCTCCGCAGGAGGTTTTGTTTGATCCAGTCAAGAATTTTTCTCATTACCTGATAATCCTGTCATCCAAAGGGGGTAGCTGCGTAACCCTGCGTCGTAAAACTCATATTAGGCAGTCTTCACTTGTGGGTACCTTGCAAAAAGGCAATTTTGCAGGATACCCCTGGTTATACCTTTATCATCAAACGGGCGGTTGCCTTGAAAAAGTTGTTTTTTCCTTCCTGGCAGGCGTTCGGTTGTTCAGGGCAACCGCCCCCGGAGGTGCTCAGTGGGCGCCGCCCTTGCCCTTGAACAGCATGCCCATCAGGAGTCCGGCCGCAATGGCGATGCAGACCGCGATGATGCCGTACATCAGGGCGTGGTTGTAGGCCATGTTGGCGATCAGGGCCGGCATGCCGGTGAGCTCGATGGTCAGGGTCTCACCGGTCTGTCCACTGACCCTGCCGTCACGTACCGCGTAGCACTGGACCTGATACTGGCCCGGTTTCATCTTCGGCGGTATGGTCAGGGTGGTGGAGAAGTGGCGCTCGCCGGCAGGGGTGTCGGTGTACCTGACCGTACCGGCATGGTCGTCATAGACCCCATATTTCTCCATCAGCTTGACATACTCGCCAAGGACAAAGGGTTTGTCCTCCGAGGCCGGTTCCAGGGTCACCTCCTGCTCCAGGGCCTGGTAGCCCAGCCCCAGTTCCGGTGACAGCAGTTCGCTGCCCCTGTTTTCCGGGACATAGAGCATGTACACCGCCGGGGTGTTGCCCAGGGTGACATCGGTTTTATTCATCCACAGAAAGCCGAAGACCTTGCCCTTTTCCTTGAGATGGACGTCTTCCCTCGGGCCCATGACCCGGATCACCACGTCGGCGTCAGCCGGTACCGTGCCGCTGGCCTCAAGGGTGGTGCCGTTGTAGAATGCCGGTATCCGGATCACACTGGTCGAGAGCTCCATCTGCACCTGGTCCGCTGCCAGCACCGTGGTGGCGGAGGCCAGCAGCAGCACCAGCGCAGCGACCAGGAGAGTCGGTTTCATATAGAACAGGTTCTTTTCTTCCATGATTAATGTCCTCCTTTTAAGGCAACCATGATGGACGGGGTCATCAGCAACCCGGCCATCATCTTCACGCAGACGAGCAGTACCAGACTGGCCAGCAGGATTTTGAGCTGGTCGCCCTTGAGTACCTTGCTGATACCGGTGCCTATCTGGGCTCCGACCGTGGAGCCGAGCAGCAGCAGAACCGCGAGGACAAAGTCCACGGTATGGTTGCTGTAGGACTGCATGATAGTGACGTTGACACAGGTAAAGAGGATCTGGAAAAGGCTGGTTCCCACCACCACATGCATGGGCATCCGCAGCAGGTAGACCATCACCGGTACCATGATGAAACCGCCGCCCACGCCCATGATGGCTGCCAGGATGCCGACCATGATGCCGAATCCCAGGGGCAGGAGGACAGATATTTCGGCTCCTGATTTCTCGAACCGGTACTGGAACGGCAGTTTTTTGAGAAAGCTGCCGCTGGAGGCCGGTTTTTCCTTCCCCGGTGTCCCGGCCGCGGCTTCCTTTCTGGCCCGGCGCAAGCCCTGCAGGCTTTCAACAAACATATAGCTGCCGACGCCGCCGAGCATGAGGACATAGGTGATGGCAATGAGAAAATCGGCGTTGCCCATGGCCCGCAGCAGCT encodes:
- a CDS encoding TIGR02186 family protein — protein: MEEKNLFYMKPTLLVAALVLLLASATTVLAADQVQMELSTSVIRIPAFYNGTTLEASGTVPADADVVIRVMGPREDVHLKEKGKVFGFLWMNKTDVTLGNTPAVYMLYVPENRGSELLSPELGLGYQALEQEVTLEPASEDKPFVLGEYVKLMEKYGVYDDHAGTVRYTDTPAGERHFSTTLTIPPKMKPGQYQVQCYAVRDGRVSGQTGETLTIELTGMPALIANMAYNHALMYGIIAVCIAIAAGLLMGMLFKGKGGAH
- a CDS encoding sulfite exporter TauE/SafE family protein, producing MIHMYLPIAGNSVNILIILGLGGFVGLLSGIFGVGGGFLMTPLLMMFGIPPTVAAASDSNQIVGASTSGTLAHMRLGNVDIPMGLMLLIGGIAGGTLGVQIIKLLRAMGNADFLIAITYVLMLGGVGSYMFVESLQGLRRARKEAAAGTPGKEKPASSGSFLKKLPFQYRFEKSGAEISVLLPLGFGIMVGILAAIMGVGGGFIMVPVMVYLLRMPMHVVVGTSLFQILFTCVNVTIMQSYSNHTVDFVLAVLLLLGSTVGAQIGTGISKVLKGDQLKILLASLVLLVCVKMMAGLLMTPSIMVALKGGH